The genomic DNA AATGAATACAGAAGGTTTCACTCAAAGAGAAATAGATGCTGTAGGTCCAGCAAACGCTTTAGTCTCTGACAGTGTTAAGAAAACATATGAGCATAATAATAAACTTGTAGTTGATGGTGGGGTAACTTATCCAAGTGTAAATGGTAAAAGAGGTGCGTATTATGTCAATGATGCAGCACACTCAACGCCATTCAACAAAGGTAAAGTAGCGACTGCGAATGAGCAAAAAGCTTGGGATATCGATGTAATGCCAGACGGTACAGGTCTTCCTGAAGGTTCAGGTACTGTAGAAGAAGGGGATGAACTGTATGAAGAAAAATGTGCATCTTGTCACGGTGACTTCGGTGCAGGTTCTGGACTTTACCCGAAACTTACTTTGGGTAATTCATATGCATTACAGAAAACAATGAAGAATCAAAGAGTTAATCCGGATTCTGAAGGTCCTCAGCGTGCATTCGGTCCATACTGGCCATATGCAAGTACATTATGGTGGTACATCAAAACAGGTATGCCTCACCAAGCACCAATGTCTTTAACTACGGATGAAGTCTATGCATTATCTGCATATATCCTTTACATTAACGAGATGAAGATCGATGGTGAGCTTGTGGATGATGAGTATGAACTTGACAGAGAGAAGTTCTTAAAGATCGTTATGCCAAACGTTGATGGTTTTGAGCCAAAGATCACTGGACCAGAAGGTCAAGACTATGCACGTAAATACTTCAATAACCCATTGAACTACGGTAACGGTGTAAGATGTATGAAAGACTGTTTTGAAGGTGAGCCTGAAGTGCAGAGAATCGGATTTGAACTTACTGACTTTAACCCACCGTTAAGCTCAGAAAAATCATTGCCTGAAGTAGAAGAAGCAGCGCCAGCAGCACCTGGTAAAGATACCTATGAAGCAAGCTGTGCAGTATGTCATGCTACAGATGCAATGGGTGCACCTGCAGTAGGTGATAAAGCAGCTTGGGCAGCAGCACTTGAAAAAGGGTTAGACCAAGTATATCACAACGCGATCGTTGGAAAAGGTGGTATGCCTCCAAAAGGTGGTGCTATGGACCTTTCAGATGAAAAAATAAAAGAAGTAGTCGATTATATGATCGGAGCAAGTAAATAATTGTGACTTATCACAATTATTTCACAATAGAATAGTAAAATAAAATATCAGGTTGGTTCATCCAGCCTTTTATCTAAATTTTTTATACAAAGGAAATAAAATGGATAGAAGAAAATTTATGAGTTTAAGTATGGCTGCAGCAGCTGTATTGCCAGCAAGCTTATCTGCAATTGATTTCAGAGCTACAAAGCCTGATACATGGACTGCACACACTGTAGCAGACGCAGTTAAAGCACTTTATGGTGATATCAAACCAGAAGAAAAAGGTGTAAAAGTAAAAGCACCAAAAGTAGCAAGTAACGGTGGAGCGATCCCTGTAACTGTAGAATCTGATATCGCTGCTAAAACTGTAGCTCTTTTCCAAGATGTAAACCCTGAAGCAGCAGTATGTGTATGGGATGTACAAGAGGGTGGGATCGTTGATTTCATGACTAAGATCAAGATGAAAGAATCTGGTACAATCACTGCAATCGTAGAAGGTACTGATGGTAAATTCTATTCAGGTAAAGTATCACTTGAAGTTGCTCTTGGTGGATGTGAAGGTTAATCATCCTTCAAGCAATTGGGTTAGATAGTAAAATCTAATTAAGTATAAACAGAAATAGAAAGAAAAAGGAATATTATGGCTAATATGAAAATTAAAGCAAAGCTTAAAGGCGATGTTGTAGAAGTAAAAGTAATGGCAAAACATGACATGCTTACTTATGATCAAGCAAAGAAAAAAGGTGTTGAGGCAAACTTCATCACTCACATTAGTGCAAATGTAAACGGTAAAGTAGTATTTGATGTATCTACTAGCCAGTTCTGGTCTAAAAATCCACAGTTCAAATTTTCTTTTAGAGATGCAGGATTGAAAAAAGGTGACAAGATCGAAATCACTTGGACAGACCTTAGCGGTAAAACTGTTACTGAAGACAAAAAGATCAAAGGTATTAAATAATACCTCTTCTGACCGTTTTCGGTCAGATTTCATAAAGAGTTAATCCATAGACTTTAGATAGAGTTTATGGATTAACTCTATTACAACTTAAAGTACATACTTCACATTTTGATAACCAAAATACTCTTTAGCTCTTTTATCTAAACTATTATTACATCCTATCCAAATAACAACGCTGATGCAACCTCTCTTCCGGAAAAAAAGCGGAAAGATATTTTGCTTTCTTTTTATAAGAATGGCAGTGGTTTTTTATCTAAGTAGGGACGGTATCGCGTAGAGTTTGATCAGATATAGAGAAAATCTCTCTTCTTTATTCTATTTACCGTGGTGAATATAAAAGTGATGGTTTAAAAGTAATGTAGAGTTTGAAAGTGAGGATGAGGATTAAAGTACTTGATGCACTTCAAACCAATAGACTTCACTTCTTGTGATCGTAGCTTTTTTTCGTTGATCAAAGTGTTCTGTTATATCAAAGCCTTCTTTGCCCAATCCCTCTTTATATGCATTGATAAAAGCAGTATAGGTCTCTTCTTTCATGGCAGTGATCTCGTAGGTTACCATATCATAGATTAGGCCATCAACCTGTATTTGTTCTCTCTCTATTTCATTAAGATTGATACTACCATACCGTTCCTCTCTAGGAAGGGTCATATTCATCTCTATATAGGTACGCATAGATGCAAGCATATGCTCGAGTTGTTTGACTGGTACTTCAGAGGATTCAATGATTGTAGAAAGCTCTTGTGTATAGCCCCAGGCACCGGAGACGGAAAGATCTGCATCAAAAGCTGCCTTGATAACCTCTTTGAGATCATTATCGCTTTTGAGTTGTTCAAATTGTAGCATGGATCAGAGTCCTGCTTCTTGGATAGCTTCTGTTTGTGCATGGGCGATGAGCGGATCTATGACCAATTTTAAGTTACCGTTGTTCATGACATCATCCAAAGCATAGAGTGTCAATCCTATACGGTGATCGGTCAATCTGTTTTGAGGGTAGTTATATGTTCTGATCTTCTCTGAACGATCCCCTGAACCCACTTGAAGTTTTCTTTGACTTGATGTTTCATCAAGTTGTTTCTGTAGTTCCGCTTCGTAAACTCTTGCTTTTAGTACCTTCATGGCTTTGTCTCTGTTCTTGTGCTGAGACTTTTCATCTTGTATAGCGACGACAATGCCTGTAGGAATATGTGTCAAACGTACGGCAGAGTCCGTGGTATTGACCGATTGACCCCCACAACCGCTTGAACGGTAGACATCCATTTTAATTTCATTGGGTTTGATGTCTATCTCAACGTCATCTACTTCAGGTATGACCGCTACAGTAATTGCAGATGTATGTACACGTCCCTGTGTTTCTGTGTCTGGAACACGTTGTACACGGTGTGTACCTGCTTCGTATTTAAGTTTGGAGTAGACACTATCACCTTTGATCTGGGCGATAAGCTCTTTATATCCTCCTGAGGTACCTTCATTGGTACTGACGATCTCTATCTTCCATCCCATTTGTTCTGCATAGCGCGAGTACATTTTAAAAACATCAGCCACAAAAAGTGCACTTTCATCTCCTCCTGCACCTGCACGTAGCTCAAGGAAGATATTCTTGTCATCATTTTTGTCTTTGGGTATCATAAGCACTTTGATCTCTTCTTCCAAGACAGGCAGCATCGGCTCTAACTCACTTAGTTCTTCTTTTGCAAGATCACCAAGCTCTGCATCCCCTAAAAGTTCTTTGTTTTCATCTATAGCATCGGAAGTCTCAACGTAAAGATTTGCTTTTTCTACTAATGCACTAAGGTCAGATTGCTCTTTACTGAGTTCTGTCATACGCTTAATATCACTGGCGATATCCGGAGAGCTTAAAAGTTGACTGATTTCGTTGTATCTGTCGATAAAAGGTTGAAGTTTTTCTTTGAACATAGGCGTTCTTTGTGTTAGATTGTGATTTTAATGAGGGTGTATCGAGACTGCTTATGCAGCTTCGATAGCATTTACCATTTTATGAAGACGGCTTACTTTTCTAGCAGCAGTTGTTTTCTTGATGAAACCTTTGCTTACTAATGAGTGGATTTGTTTGTTCGCTGTTGCGAATGCTGCCGTTGCCGCTGCTTTATCAGCTGCTGCTACTGCTTCATGTACAGCTTTTGTGATGTTTTTAATTCTTGTTCTGTAATATCTGTTTCTTTCAGTTTTTACAGCAGTTTGCAAAATACGTTTTTTTGCTGATTTATGGTGTGCCATGTTGTTTCCTTTATTAGGTATGTTGTTATTACTCAATTCATAGAGTGAAAATAGTTCGCGAATAATAGCTAAAAAAAGATTAAAGATTTATTAATGTAATCTTATAGTTGGTGAATTGTATGAAGATGAAGAGGGTGTTTGTTATAGAGAAAGGTTAATCATATTTGCGTTAAAATGATGGCAATAGAATGAAGGGCTAATGTAAACCCTTATAAGGAAGTAATTTTGGAACTTTTTGGAACCGACGGAGTACGTGGAAAAGCAGGGAAAAAAGTCAGTGCAGTGAATGCAATGCGTTTGGCTATGGCCACGGGTATCTATTTTAAACAATTTGCCAGAACCAATAAAATATTAGTAGGAAAAGATACCAGACGTAGTGGGTATATGATCGAAAATGCTATGGTCTCAGGGCTCACTGCTGTAGGGTTTGATGTGATACAGATAGGACCTATGCCTACACCGGCCATCGCATTTTTAACGGCAAATATGCGTTGTGATGCAGGGATCATGATCTCTGCAAGCCATAATCCTTATTATGATAACGGTATTAAGTTCTTTGATCGGGACGGAAACAAACTGAACCGTGAAAAAGAGAAGGAAATAGAAGCGATCTATGAAGATGATACACGGATAGAAGAAGCACAGGTAATTGGTAAAGAGATAGGAAAGTCAAAAAGAATAGATGATGTGATAGGCCGTTATATTGTACATATCAAAAACTCTTTTCCCGGAACGGCAACATTATCGGGTAAACGTGTCGTAATCGACTGTGCGAACGGAGCGGGGTACATTGTAGGACCTACGATACTGCAAGAGCTTGGTGCAGAAGTTGTGGTGTTAGGGGATAAGCCTAACGGATTTAACATCAATGAAGGATGCGGGGCAATGCATCCGGAGTATTTGGCAAAAGCAGTACTTGAGTATCGTGCAGATGTGGGTATCGCCTTGGATGGTGATGCGGATCGACTTGTGATAGTCGACGAGAAAGGTGACGTCGTCGATGGAGATAAGTTGATGGGTGTGCTTGCTGTACATCTTAAAAATCAAGGGACCCTCAAAGGTGATGGGATGGTTGCTACGGTGATGAGCAATCAGGGACTTGATGAGTATCTTGCTTCACAGGGGCTTAAGCTCTATCGTTCTGCAGTCGGGGATAAAAATGTTGTAGAGATGATGCAAGCGCATGGTATGAACTTTGGTGGAGAACAGAGTGGGCACATTATTTTCTCAGATTATGCAAAGACGGGAGATGGTATCTCCAGCGCACTGCAGGCTTTGGCATACCTGGTAGAGACTGAGAAAAAAGCGAGTGAAGCATTTAATCCGTATGAGTCGTACCCTCAACTTTTAGTGAACCTTTTGGTCCAGGAAAAAAGAGATTTTGATACGATCGAAGGGTTAGATGTCCTCAAAGAAAAAATTGAAAGGTTAGGGATACGTCATCTTTTCCGTTACTCCGGGACAGAAAATAAAATACGTCTTTTGCTTGAGGGGAAAGATGAGAAAAAAGTTGAAGCGATCATGGAAGAGTGTGTAGTGTTCTTTCAAAAGGCTTTAGCTTAATGAGAGCTTTTGCTGTCTTTTTTTTGGTACTTTTGGGTACCTTCATTGTAGACCAGAATATCAAAGCTCTCTTTATTGAGGGGTATTATCGTCCGGGAGCATGTATAGATCTTGAACTGCACTATAATAAAGGTGTGGCTTTCTCCATGCTATCCTTTCTTGGACCTTACCTTAAATGGATACAGTCACTCCTTGTAGTGGCGATCTTGTTCTTTGTATTTAAGGAAGGGTATATCAAACGTTATGCCTTTCCTGTAGGGTTACTCGTAGGTGGTGCACTAGGTAATGTGTATGATCGTTTTGTACATGGGGGTGTCGTGGATTATGTTGCCTGGCATTGTGGCTTTAATTTTGCCGTATTTAATTTTGCAGATGTGGCTATAGATCTTGCTGTTGTGTGGATCTTGGTGATGATCTATTTCTTTCCTCAAAAATCAGAAAGTAAATAAAACGGGGTTCTTTCACTATTTAGATCTTTTCTAAATAGTGTATCAGCTGTTGATGTACTTTGCCATTGCTTGCGACAATACTTTTATCATCAAAATCAAATGGTTGATTATCTACGTTGCTGATCTTACCACCTGCTTCTTGTACAATCAAAATCCCTGCAGCCACATCCCACGGTTTAAGATCGATCTCATAGAAAGCTTCTACCTTTCCCTGTGCAAGATAGCACAGGTCGATCGCTGCTGCACCCAGCCTTCGGATATCCTGGATATGCGGCAGCAGGTTGGTCATACATTTGATCACCCACTGGTACTCAATACCGGCATTGACCTTGGTATAGGGGAAGCCTGTGGCGATCAGTGCGTTTTGAAGCTCACTTTGTAGGCTTACTTCAAGTCTTTGTCCATTACAATAGGCACCCTCTCCATGTACAGCCCAGAACAGTTCTTCCAAAATAGGGTTATAGACGACAGCCAGTGTAGGCCTTCCCTGTTCCCAGACCCCAAGTGAGATCGCAAGGTGCGGAATACCGTGAACGAAATTTGTCGTACCATCGATGGGGTCAATGTAGATGGCCTTATCATAGTGGTAAATTCCATGGTGACTCTCTTCACCTACAAGGGTATGTTCAGGAAATGCTTTTTTGAGTTGATCGAGAATAAAGGCTTCAGTTTTGAGATCAAATTCGGTGACAAGATCTACCACTCCTTTATGGGAGACACCTTTGTGATGAGAGGCATATCCCTCTTTAACAATCCTACCTGCTTCTCGTGCTATCTGTTTTAATGTATCTATATTCATAGGAATGATTATAGTATAATCTCTCTATGAAAAAAAAGATAATGATACTGTTATTATCCTCATTGGTGATCATCATGGGGTATTTTGGACTGCAGGCTTACTCGCAGGCAAAAAAGTATGAGCAGAGTACTCAAACACTTGTCATGGATAAAGAGATTTCAGCACAGGCTGAATATCAGGCAAAAAGTTGGGCGGAGCAATTCAGTTTGGGATACTATGAGAATGATAAACGGCTTTTACGAGAAGCAATTATCCATGCACAAAAAGAGCATCAATTAGAAGCAAAGCGTTATACCTTCTATGTGATGGGGATGCTTCTTGTGATTTTGATCAGTGCTTTTTTGATAGAGTTGAGGCTCTTCACATTTTTTGGTGGTTTGACGGCATTGGTTGTGTTAATATTTGGTCTTTTTGCCCCCTTACTGACAGTGACGATCCATAGAGAGTTTGAGTATATAGGTGATGTGATACTCTCTTTTGAGTCCAAAAGTCTCTTGGGATCAGTTGTGAAGTTGTGGGAGGGTGGTGAAATAACGGTAGCTTTGGTCATCCTTCTCTTTTCGGTATTCATACCGCTCTTCAAGACGCTCTCTTTAATGTTTGTTGCGATAGTCATAGAAAGTAGGTTCGCCCATAGTATCGTACAGTTTTTCAAATGGGTTGGGAAATGGTCAATGCTGGATGTCTTTGTGGTGGCTACATTGTTGGTGTATCTTACAAGCAGTGGTTCTGATGTTAGTCATGCTGAGATACAAGTAGGGCTATATTTCTTTTTAGCCTATGTGATCGTCTCTATGCTGGTGAGTTTGGGTGCTGATAAAATGTTGCACAAACTACAACGTTGAGGTGATTTAAATCACCATGTCCACGTCGTCATGATCCTGACAGTATTTAAAGATACGGTTTCTCTCTTCTTCTGTATCTACAACACAGCTGGCATTGTAAGTATGGAATTTCCCTGTTCTTGAGGAATTCCCTAGAGAACAAAGATGTTCTTTATCTCCCATTGCTTCCTTGATACACCGTAAAAGGGCTTCCTTATCTCTGCCTATAAGTTTAAAGCCCCATCGTGTCGGATACTCGATTTGTGGTCTTTGAGGTGTTTTATCATCTAAGATCATGGATTCTCCTTTTTAGACTTATGCACGATTAAAATCGCCGCTCTTGCCACCGGATTTATGTTCCAGTTGTACATTTCTAATAACCATCCCTTTGTCTATGGCTTTGAGCATATCGTAGATCGTGAGCAGTCCTACACTGACTCCGGTAAGCGCTTCCATCTCTACGCCTGTCTGTCCATTGAGTTTTGCAGTGACCGTGAGTTTGAATCCAGGGAGGTCCGGAAGCTCTTCAATATCTGTTTTTACTGATGTGAGCATGAGCGGATGGCACATAGGGATAAGCGTTGAGGTCTGCTTCGTCCCTTGGATGGCAGCAATGACCGCGGTTTGCAGAACGGGCCCTTTTTTGGCTGTATTTTCCAGTACGGCATCAAAAGCAGCCTGTCCTACTTCTATGATACCGCTTGCCGTGGCGATACGGGTAGTGTTGTCTTTGTCTGAGACATCGACCATTTTGGGTTTGTTTTGTTCATCTAGGTGTGTAAGGTTCACTTTTTATCCTCATGCTTGTTTCTCTAGGCGTATTTTAACATAAAATAGGTGCAAGGAAGAAAAAATGACGATGATTGTAGTAAAAATGATGAAAATAGTCTGAAATTACTTGACTTTTATCGTCACATAAGATAATATAATAAAAATTATCAAAAGGAATAATATGGTTTATGCATATATGAGGCAGGTGCCAGGTTTTCCACATTTGACCACACAGCAGAGCGATATTCTTGCATTTGCTCTGAGAAATGAACTGAATATTGATCAAGAAGTGGTGGAATACGCAACGAAAAATCTTCTTTTGGATGAGAGAAAGGATTTTGAAGCATTTTTGCAAACCATGCAAGATGGGTATACCGTGATCGTCTCTTCTTTGTTTCTATTAAGCGACAAAGTTGAAGAATTAATAAAGGTGATAAATTGTATGCTTAGTCATAATGTGAATCTTTGGATTGTAGACTCAAATATGCTCATGAACAAAGAGACCAGCATGGTAGAGATATTCCCCTTATTAAATGCATTAAGACAGGAAGAAAAAGAGAAGACAAATCAGATAGGACGTCCAAAAGGGAGCAAATCAAGCTCTAAGTTTGATATCTATCAGAGAGAGATCATCTCTTTTTTGAGAGGGGGAATGAATGTTAGTGCGATAGCCAGAGAGTTGGACGTAAGCCGTAGTTCACTGAAAGATTATATCGAGTCACGGGGGATCAGAGAGTTAGTAGAAGGGGCATGGATGGAGCTGAACCCATCAGAAGGTGAGAGAGATATGGATAATATAGTGCTGATATGTCCGTTTGAAAAAGATAAAGAAGCAAAAGAACGAAAGGTATCATAAATGGAATCTACAATCACAACAGAAAAACCAAAGAAAAATCAGTCAAAAGAGTATTTAAAAGGTTGGGTACCTTATCGTATCAAAAGATATTGGTTTTATGCAGCCGCAACGGTCATTGCCATGGTTATGCCATGGATCACGATCAATGGTAACCATCTTTTTTTATTGAGTTTTGATCAGAAGAAGTTGCATTTGGCAGGGATCGCTTTTGATATGCAAGAGCTTTACTTGATGCCGTTTCTGCTGATGCTCCTTTTCCTGGGTATCTTTGCTATCACAGCAGTAGGGGGTAGAGCATGGTGTGGTTGGGCCTGTCCTCAGACTATATTTAGGGTGATCTATAGAGACGGTATAGAGACAAAACTTTTAGGGTTGAGAAAAAAGATCAAAAACAAGCAAAAAGAACCGGATATGAGCAAAATGGAAAACAAAGTGAAAAGTGTCATCGCTATCTTGCTCTGGTCTGTGTTGGCATTTGTAGCTTCTGCCAACTTTTTATGGTACTTTGTGCCTCCTGAAGATTTCTTCAGGTATTTGAGCGATCCTGCTGAGCATATGGTATTGGTAGGTGTGTTGGTGAGTACGGCACTCTTTATCATACTTGATGTGGTATTCATCAAAGAGAACTTTTGTGTCTATGTCTGTCCTTACAGCCGTGTGCAGTCAGTACTGTATGATGATGACACCATTATGGCCGTCTATGATCCTATAAGAGGTGGCGAGATCTATGAAGGGCATGGATATGAGAGAGAAAAGAAATTTACGAAACAAAAAGATCTTCTAAGCGTGGAGCCTAATGCTGAGTGTACCACATGTGAAAGTTGTGTGACGGTCTGTCCGACACATATTGATATCCGTAAAGGGTTGCAGCTTGAGTGTATCAACTGTCTGGAGTGTGTAGATGCCTGTACTTCAGTGATGGGCGCATTAGGTAAACCAAGTCTGGTACAGTGGTCAAGTGAAAAAGAGACCCTTCGTCATGAAGGCAAAACGAACTACTTGAGAGGCAAGGTCATTGCATACTTTGCCGTGCTTATGATCGTACTGGTAACACTGTTCGTGATGGGAAGTAAGAAAGAGCATATGCTTTTAAATATCAACAAGAGTCAGAGACTCTATAAAGTGTTGGACAACGGTGTAGTTCAGAATGACTATATTTTCATGTTTGCCAATACAGACAGTAAAGATCATACTTACTTCTTTGAGATCGTAGGGAATGACAAGATCACCATAAGGAGACCTTCGGAGCCATTTGAGCTTGGTGCAGGTCAGAAAAAGAAAAAAGTAGTGGTCCTGGAAACAAAAGAGCAACTGGCGAATAATACAAGAAAAGATGTCCCTATCCCTATAGTGATAAGAGCCTATGCTACAGATGACAAAGAGAAGATCATGGTGGAAAGAGAACAAGTGTTTTTCTACCCTCGTGCAGACTTAGTGAAAAAATAGGAGAAACGATGCATAGTACAGAACCAACACTTGAAAACATTGAAGATTATAAAGGCAAAGGAAGTACGGAAAAAAGATTAACGGTATGGATCGTGATTCTATCAGGCCTCTTGGTAGGCGCGATCTATGGTATTTTGATTGCAAATTCAAGTGTATCAGACCGTTTGGAAACACAAAAAGCCATTAGTATATTCAAGTAACAGGAGGGCAGATGGATAAAGTATTGGTATTGGGTGGCGGCTTTGCAGGCGTTGAAGCAGCGATCTATCTGACAAAGCAAGACTTGGATGTTACACTGGTGAGTAACAGAGATTATTTTTATATCTATCCTACTTCCATCTGGATACCCACGGGTGAAGCAACGCGGGAAGATGTCTCTGTCCCTCTCGACAAGCTTGCGATGAAACATGGATTCCAGCTTATCATAGACCCAGTACTTCAATTTGAGGCGGAAGCCAAAAAAGTCACTTTAGAGAGTGGGCGTATCTTGGAGGGTTACCCTTATATCGTTGTTGCACTTGGACAGGACAAGATGCAGTTGAAGGGGTTGGAGCATACACTTTCAATCTGCGGTAAGCCAGAAGAGGCTACGGCACTTTATGAACGTTTGGAGACATTAATTCAGAAAAAACAGGGAAGAATTGCCATGGGCTTTGGCGGTAATCCCAAAGATACCTCTGCTGTACGTGGGGGACCTGCATTTGAAGTACTTTTTAATGTGGATACCTATCTGAAGAAAAAAGGGGTACGTGAGAATTTTGAACTTACTTTTTTTGCCCCTATGGAAAAACCCGGACAAAAGATGGGTGAAAAAGCGTTAGTGATGATGGACAAGATGTTCAAGATGACGAATATCCAGAAAAAAGTGGGCACTAAAATTACGCATTTTGAAGAGGATGGTATTTGTT from Sulfurovum xiamenensis includes the following:
- a CDS encoding NAD(P)/FAD-dependent oxidoreductase, which produces MDKVLVLGGGFAGVEAAIYLTKQDLDVTLVSNRDYFYIYPTSIWIPTGEATREDVSVPLDKLAMKHGFQLIIDPVLQFEAEAKKVTLESGRILEGYPYIVVALGQDKMQLKGLEHTLSICGKPEEATALYERLETLIQKKQGRIAMGFGGNPKDTSAVRGGPAFEVLFNVDTYLKKKGVRENFELTFFAPMEKPGQKMGEKALVMMDKMFKMTNIQKKVGTKITHFEEDGICFADGMKLESDLTMFISAGTGHHILKVSGLPLSDAGYVVTNEYNEIEGFDGIYAIGDSASLMGPEWRAKQGHVTEVMAQNVAYNIMNRIQNIDSKRSYMEHLNILCVMDTGNGAAFVYRSDKGGKMIPMPIVGHWMKKMWGWYCRYSKLGRIPRLPGM